CGGATGGCCTGTCCGAGCGGCGGCGCTGCCGAATACCGACCTGCAATGCAATCTCTCGAAGGTCTACCCTGGGCTGCCACAAGTCGATGTTTGAAGCAGGGTTGCGTTCTATGGCCGACATGACCCAGAAGGAAATCATCTCGGCGAACCGAGCGGCGTGGAACGCTTCGGTGCCCCTGCATGGGGAAGGCGAGACTTGGGAGAAGCTTCTTGAAGAGGCGGCCCAATCGGGCTTCTCGGTGCTCGACCCGTTTCTGACCTCGCCCCTGCAAGGTCTTGGCCTCAAGGGGCGCTCTGCCGTGCAGACCGCCTGCAACAATGCGCGCAAGCTGTTTTCCCTCTCCTCTCTCGGCATCCGTCCCTAAATGAGCGTCGATCAGGCGGGCGGCTTCCTAGCCCAAGCGCGGCAACTCGCGGATGCTGTCGGCGTCAATCCACGCCTGGTGGAAGCGGACATCTGAGACTTGCCCTCGGATGTCGGCCAGTTCGACCTCGCGCTCATCACCGTCGGTGCTCTTGGCTGGATAGCCGGACTTACCGGAGTTCTTCCGCATCGCGTCCGAACTTCTCGGAGGGGGTGGCCGTCTGGTCATCTACGAAACGCACCGATTTATGGAGATTCCCGACCCGGCAAGCCCCATCCCATTCGAGCCCGCCTGCAGCTATTTCGAGCGGCGTCCGCTGGAGGAGCCCATGCTGACCACCTATGACAGCAAGGATCACGGCGAAGGCAGCCCGGCCTACTGGTTCATTCCCCCTCCGGGCGGTATCGTGACGGTTTGTGTCCGGTCCGGGCTCGGGATCGTCGAGCTGCGAGAATACGGGCACACCATCCGCGAGCCGGAGTATGATATCTATGAGGTCCGCGCCGCACAGCTTCCGATGAGCTATTGCCTCCTGGCCGAAAAGCCCTTGAGCACCCAGAAGCGATAGCCACCGCTCGATCATGGCGCTGCATTGACCTCCTAGGGTTCCTTGCCGCCACCCGTCATGATCTTATCGGAGGGCGTTTCGTGGCGGGACGCAAGGAGCCTGTACCCGGAGCCGCAGACCTTCCCTGAGGCGGATGCAATCGCCATCGGCCCCTTTCGGGAGGTCCTCTACTTGGTCCCTGCTGAACAACGTGATCATGCCGCCACGAGGGTGCGCCTGTGATCATCTGGCCGGGCGGCTTGAGCCCGGATCATGGTGAGCAACAGAAGCAAGAGAGCCCTGAGATGGACGAGGATCTTGCGGATGTCGTGGCCGCAGCTGCATAGGACAGCGAAGATGGCGTTGCCGATGGTGCCTTGGCGAGACGTGCAACCTGACGTGGCGCCATGTTGACCTCAACGCGGCCAGGGTGGAGTTGCACCTGTTCAAGCCGACACCTTGGAAGCGCATCGCACATCTGCCGCCCGAAATTGTGGTGTCGCTAGCGAACATTCCCAGCAACCGGAATCCGGATGACCCCGTGTTCGGCTACGCCGGGAGGGGCAGCGTTCGGGGACATTGGAACAACGTTTGCAGGCGAGCGAAGATTGAGCGCCTTACACCGCACTGCTGTCGGCACGGCTTTGCCACTTCCATGCTGCAGGCCGGTATCGACGTGAAGACTGTGGCGGATATGGGCGGGTGGAAGGACGCAACAACAGTGCTACGCACCTACTCTCACGCGATGAAAGACCCGAGCGTCACCAATGTGCTTTTCGGTGCAAAAACGGCGCAAGAATCTATCATCTATTTGAAATAGAATGGAAAAATATAAATGACAGCGTCCCTCGCTGGTAGGGGTGTCCCACCGCCGGACATACGCCTGCCCGGAAAAAACAGCAAGCCTCATTGCAGTTGATCATGCGGAATCGGACAGCCTGGCGCGGAAAGATGCACGTTCCGTATCGGCAGATCGGCACAAATCCGGCGCCTCTTGATCCACATGAGTTGCCCCGAAAGACGCCCCGGAACGCCCGTCAGGCAAAGGGAAACGCCGCCACGACCGCCCTGGCAACAGCGCTCGAAACCCCTCCGAAGTTGCCGGATTTCGCGCGCAAGACCGTTCGGGAACGAGGGTGTCCGCGATCTTGAAATACCACGCGCCGTCCCACAACCGGACAGCGCGAATGGCTCGGCCGCCAAGCCGCGGCAAGGCCTCCGTCGATGCCGAAGGCCCGCCAGCCCCCTGCTCGAGAATCGTCAGGCCGGCGGCCAGAGCCGCCGCCGGGGATGACAGGCCGAGCTCTTCCCGTCAGCCCTTTTGCAGGAGCCGGGAGGGGCGAAGGGACCGGCAGCGGAGGCAGATCGCGGCGGCGCCGGCACGTCGCTCGACAGCCGCGCCGCAGCGGCGGCAGGAAACCCGGATGAGGAAGGGCCCGCCGTCAAGGATATGCCGACAGCTGGGACAGCGATGCGCGGCCGCGCGGGGAAGCGGTGCCTTGCAGGACGGGCAGGCAGGCGGAAGGTGACGGTTCATGAGGCCCTCTTTCGATGGGAGATAAGGACGCCAGAGCATTGGCAGTCGATGTCCCGGAAGGAGCCTCCTGGCGTCGTCAACGCATCGCGCGACCCCTCCCGGGCAGGTCATGGGCCTCGGCCAGCCCCCGGCAACAGCGGATCATCCTGCCTCCAGCCCTTCGGTGGCCTCCTGCGGAGCGACCCGGAGCACCGTCAGCACCCGCCGCTTTCCGTCCCTGGTGTCCCAGGGAAGCGATGCGCCCTCGGCCAGGCCGATCAGGGCGATCCCGATCGGGGTCAGGACCGAGACCCGGCCGCGCGAGATGTCGGCCGCCTCGGGGAAGACCGGAGTGACGGTCTTTTCCTGTCCCGTCGATTCGTCGCGATAGGTGACCGCGCGGCCGATCGCCACCACGTTCGCCGGAAGTTTCGCGGCAGCAACGATACGGGCCCGGCCAAGCTCGCCGAGCAGCCGGTCGGCAAGGTCGGGATTGCGATGGATGGCACCTTCGGCAAGAGCTTCGAGCTTGTCCAGGCAGTCGTCGGCGATGACGACCCTGGGCCGCCGCCCGGTGCCGCGTGAGGTGGGACGTTGTTCGGTCATTGGGGTCTCCTTTCCGCCACTGAGGGCGATGATATGTCGTGAAACGGCGATCTCTCGGGCCGCCGGTGGCGGAAGGACGGTCAGGCCGCGTGGCGGTCTGGCGGCAGGCCGACATCCAGCACGACGACCGTCTCGATCCGGCCGTCATCCCGCAAAAGCGGGACCTTCTGAAGCTTCCGCATCCCCATCAGGGTCGCCCCGAGCAGGGATATGATGGAAAGATGTCCCGGGACCGGCGCCGGGCTCATGGACAGCACGCCCGAGCGCGCGCCCTCACCGCTGATCATGTAGGTGACATGGCATCCGGCCATGACAAGCCCGGGCGGGGGCGGTTCGGGCGCCTCGCGCGAGATCCGCAGCTTGTGGCGCAGGAACCCGTTCAGAAGCGCGGGATTGGCCGCATTCCTGGTTCCGTCATGGCGGAGCAGGCGCTCGATACCCCGCCGGTCCTCGACGGTAAGCAGGAAACCGGTCTCGACAGCCGAGCGCGGGAACAGCGGCCGAAAGTCACTGCCAGGAGGCAGATGCGTGATCCTGGTAATGGTCATGATGTGTCTCCCAGGGCGGCGAAAGCCGCGTTCTCAATTCAAGAATGTGAGAAAAGCCCCGGGTGGTCGAAGACGCGCTTAAACGCAGACCGCCCGGGGACCCGGGCGGTTCAGAAGCAGAAACCGGAAAAGGATCTCGTGCGTGACCATGAGGAGAACCTAGCCATTAAGCGCAAACTGTCAATCTTGGAGACCGGTCCCCATCCGGAACGGTGGCCTTTATGCCGCAACCGCCCGCCTGCGGGATCGATATGCCGGGGCGGGCTCGCAATACGCCGTATCGGGAGGCGGTCATGCCGCCCACGATCCCGGCCGGACTGGATCTGGCGGGCCTTGACGATGTGACCGCCTCCCGACACGGGGCCGGGCAGGTGACGGCACCCGACCCTGCCCTTGGCCATGATATGGGGGCGATGGTCCTCGGATCGGCTTGCGAACCGGGACAGGACCGCGCAGCGGGAAAGGATGCGCGGCGGACAGATCCGTGATAGAATAAATATTCCGTCCGACTGTGCGGATCCCGGGTCCGCCCTCCGAAAGCGAGCGCATGACCGTACCGTTCCTTCGCCCGATCCTTGCTTCGACCGGCCTTGCTTCGACCGGCCTTGCTTCGACTTGCCTTGTCCTGGCCTGCATCGCCGCCATCGCGGGGCGTCCGGCTGCCGCCTGGACGCTCTGGGAGGCGGAGCCCCCCGGCACCGCGCTCGAGCAGCATCTCGACCGGCTGATCGAGGGCGGCGAGGACCTGACCGAGTTGCATGACCGCATCGAGGACAGCCGCGAGCGCAGCGGCTTCCGGCTGCTGGGGCGCTCGACCAAGGGCCTCGAACGCGATGTCGACGCGCTGGTGCTGGAGATCGAGAAGGCGCTTCTGCAGGATGGCAATGTCGGCGCCATCGAGGAGATCCGGCGGTTGAGGGCCGAAATCGCGGGCCTGGGGCGCGAGATCGAGGTGCTGCGCCGCGATCTCTATCTCGCCCGGCAGGCCGCCGCGCCCGACCCGGACGAAACCGACCGGATCGAGGGCCGGATCGCCAGGCGCGAGGCCGAGATGGCTGCGCTCGAAGGCGAGGTCGCCGCGCGCAAGCAGGCGCTGCAGCAGAGCTTTGCCGAGGCGGGCGCCGCCCTTGGCCCCGAAGAGATCGACAGCCTGACCTCGCGCGCCGATGGCGACGATCTGCTCAGGATGTTCGCGGTCTTCGACATCACCCGCAAGATCACCGACGAGCTGAAGGCGCTGATGGCCGAGACCTCGCCCTCGCCCGCGATGCAGATCCAGTATTACGGCGTCTTCGTGGTGATGGCCGAGCTGCAGGTGATGGTGCATCGCGAATACATGCGCCGGCTCGACGAGGAATATCTGCCCGCGCTCGAGACCATCAAGGGCGAGATCGACGCCACCGTCGCCTTTGCCCGCGAGCGGATGACCACGGCCACGCCCGAACAGCAGGACATCTATGCCAAGAACATCGCCGCCAACGCGCTCTCGCTCGATGTGATCGCACGCTATGAACGGATCCTCGACCGCCAGAAGGCACGCTCGGCCGAGGCGATGGAGAAGGCCCGGTCCTGGCTCGACGTCACCTATTCGACCTATGACACCGCGGTGAACTCGATGAACGTGCTTAATTTCATCGACGAGACCGACCGGTTGTTCGGCGAGATCATGACCCGGCAGCTGCCCGACCTCGAACCCTTCGACGACACGGTCCTGCGTCAGCGCTTCGAGGAAATCTCGGACCGTGTGGCGGAAATCGTCGGCAATTCCTGAGCGCGGGTCCTGAGCCGAGGCGCGACCGGACCGCGTGGGCAGCCCATCGCCCGATCCGGGCCGGGACGGCTGGCAAGGATCACGAGGTGCGGCCCCCCTTTACGGAAAACACGGCCTGAAAACAGAGCGACGGGATCTCGGCACATAGCCGGGATTGCCCTTGCTAACGGAAAGGTCTGTCTCTCATGCGCCGCGTCACGCGTCGCGGCCGTTCAGCCAACCCGCCGAACAAGCCAGCTAACCGCCAGGCGAGCGCCGTTGCTTTCGGCGGCCAGTTCGACCAGCACCGAGACATGCTCCGTTCCCTTCTGCATATCGGCGTCATCGTCTTTCTCACCTTGCTGACCCAGATCGGCGGGATTGCCTGGCTCATGGCCCTGGCGTTCCGAAGGACGCTGCTGGCATTCGTCCTGTTCTATGTCGGCCTGTCAGCCGCCGCCGTCTGGATCGCGCCAGGTTTCGGACGGGTTCCCTTGAGCTGCGTCGAGCGCGGGCCTCTGGCAGCGCAAAGCTGGATCTCCTGTGCGCTGAACCGCAACTATGTGACGCCCGAACTTGCCGATGTGCTGTCGGACACGGCAGAAGAGATGCACCGGCGCCATCCGGGCACAATAACCCTGTTTCTGGACGCGAACTTTCCGTTTTTCGATGGGTTTCCGCTGCTTCCCCATCTCTCGCATGACGATGGGAAGAAAGCCGACCTGGCCTTCTACTATGCCGATTCCTCCGGCTACAGGCCGGGTGCGGTGCGCTCTCCCATCGGGTATTTCGCATTCGAACAAGGCCCCACAGATTGCCCGTCCGCCTGGCCAACGCTTCGGTGGGATTTCAATGCCCTCCAACCGCTTTGGCGTGACTTCCGCCTGGAGCCCGACCGCAATCGGGCTGTTCTGGACGTGCTGTCGAAGGATCCGCGCGTGGGCAGGATATTCGTTGAACCGCATCTCGCAGAAAGCCTTGGCGCGACAGGCAATGTCATCGGTTTTCAGGGCTGCCGCGCAGCCCGCCACAACGACCATATTCACCTGCAGCTTCGCTGAAAGCCTTTAGACAGGGAAATAACGGTCGCCTCGCCATGGGCCACGCGGTCACGGGCACCGCTTCGGGCGAAAGGGGCGGAACCATGCGGCGCCGTCCGGCGGCGGTGGCCGGTTGACCGCCCCCCCTTCGCCGACTACCTGCGCAGGGAGCCAAGGAGTGCCCCCCATGCCACCAGCCCCCCAGCCACAGGACGACCGCGCCAGATCGAAACGGATCGGCGCGCTCTCCGCGCTCTGGCCCTTTCTGGCGCCCTACCGGCGGATGCTGGCGGCGGCGCTTGCGGCGCTCGTGCTGACCTCGATCGTCTACCTGGCGATGCCGGTGGCGGTGCGCCATGTGGTCGACGCCTTCGACACCGAGACCGCGGCCCTGCTCGACCGCTATTTCGGCTTCGCCCTGATCATCGTCGCGCTGCTGGCCGTCGGCACGGCGCTGCGCTACTACCTCGTCACCCGGCTGGGCGAGCGGGTCGTGGCCGACATCCGCAGCGCCGTCTTCGACCGCATGATCGGCATGAGCCCGTCCTTCTACGAAAAGACCATGACCGGCGAGGTGCTGAGCCGGATCACCACCGACACCACGCTGATCCTGTCGGTGCTGTCCTCCTCGGCCTCGTTCGCGCTGCGCAACATCCTGGTCTTCTTCGGCGCGCTGGTGCTGATGCTGGCGACCGCGACCAAGCTGTCGGGGCTGGTGCTGCTGCTGGTGCCCGCGGTGATCGTGCCGATCGTGCTTCTGGGGCGCAGGCTGAGGCAGCTGAGCCGCGAGAACCAGGACTGGATCGCGGCCTCTTCCGGCAATGCCTCCGAGGCGCTCCTGTCGGTGCAGACGGTGCAGGCCTTCACCAACGAGGCGCGGGCGCGGGCGCAGTTCCGGGGCGTGACCGAACAAAGTTTCCAATCCGCCCGCCAGCGGATCGGGACCCGGGCGGTGATGACGGTGATCGTCATCTTCCTCGTCTTCGCGGGCATCGTCGGGGTGCTCTGGGTCGGCGCCCATGACGTGCGGGCGGGCGAGATGAGCGTGGGCCAGTTGGTGCAGTTCGTGATCTATTCGGTGATGGTCGCGGGCGCGGTCGCCGCCATGACCGAGATCTGGGGCGAGCTGCAGCGCGCCGCGGGCGCCACCGAGCGGCTGGTCGAGCTGCTGACCGCGCAGGACAGCGTGACCGACCCCGAGCGCCCGGCCCCCCTGCCCGAGCCCGCGCGCGGCGAGATCCGCTTCGAGGATGTGCGGTTTTCCTATCCGACCCGGCCCGACAGCCCGGCGCTGAACGGCATCGACCTGACCGTGCGCGCCGGCGAGACCGTGGCCCTGGTCGGGCCCTCCGGGGCGGGCAAGACCACGGTCATGCAGATGATCCTGCGCTTCTACGACCCGCAACAGGGCCGCGTGCTGTTCGACGGCGCCGATCTGCGCAGCCTGGGGCGCGAGGCCTTCCGCAACCGTCTGGCTCTGGTCCCGCAGGACCCGGCGATCTTCGCCGCCAGCGCCCGCGAGAACATCCGCTTCGGCCGGCCCGGCGCCACCGATGCCGAGGTCGAGGCAGCCGCCCGTGCCGCCGCCGCGCATGACTTCCTGAGCGCGCTGCCGCAGGGCTACGACACCGAGGTGGGCGAACGCGGGCTGATGCTGTCGGGCGGCCAGAAACAGCGCGTTGCCATCGCCCGCGCGATCCTGCGCGACGCACCGGTGCTGCTGCTGGACGAGGCGACCTCGGCGCTCGATGCGGAATCCGAACGCGCGGTGCAGCAGGCGGTGGACCGGATGGCCGCGACCCGGACCACGATCATCATCGCCCATCGGCTGGCCACGGTGAAGAAGGCCGACCGGATCGTCGTGCTGGATCGCGGCCGGATCGTGGCCGAGGGCACGCATGACGCGCTGGTGGCCGAGGACGGGCTATATGCGCGCCTTGCCCGGCTTCAGTTCACCGCCGGGGTCGAGACCGCCGCCTGAGCCGGATTTCGCCTGCCTGTCGGGCCCCTGCCCCCGGCAAGGCGGCGCAGGACAGGTGGAAAGATCGTGAAGGATGGGCGGACCGGTCGGGATGACAACAGCGGCGGCGCCGCAAGGCCGTCGGACCGGCCCGGTTCGGGCGCAGAGTTGCCGCAGTGCGGACATCTTGCGACGGGCGGCATTTCGCCCCATCCTTCCGGGTCATGGGAGAGCAGGCCCGATCACAACGGGTCGCATGGGAGGATTACATCTTGAACAGCATGAGCATGGAGTCCGCTCGGAACGAGTGGCAGGCCATCGCCGCCGAGGCGCCGTGGAACGAACGCGACCGGCCGAAGACCATCTATTCCTTCGTCGCGCGCACCGCGGCGACCTTTCCGGACCGTCCGGCGGTGTCCTTCCAGATCTTCTCCGGCCCCAGGGACCCGGCCGAGACGCTGAGCTGGACCGAATTCCAGGGCCGCATCACCCAGGCCGCGAACCTGTTCCGCGGGCTCGGGATCGGCCCCGACGACGTGGTGGCCTATATCCTGCCCAACTGCAACGAGACCGCGATCTGCTTTCTGGGCGGCGCGGTGGCGGGCATCGTCAACCCGATCAACCCGCTGCTCGAGGCCGAGCAGATCGCCGCGATCCTGCGCGAGACCGGGGCCAAGGTCGTGGTCACGCTGAAATCCTTCCCCAAGACCGATGTCGCGCAGAAGGTCTCCGAGGCGGTGCGGCACGCGCCCAGGGTGCAGACCGTGCTGGAGGTCGACCTGGTCCGTTACCTGACCGGGGCCAAGCGGCTGATCGTGCCGCTGATCCGCAAGAAATCGCCCGGGCACTACCATGCCGACGTGCTGGATTTCCACCGCGCGCTGGCGGCCGAACCCGCCGACCGGCTGACCTTCGAGGACACCGAGGAAGACCGCATCGCCGCCTATTTCCATACCGGCGGCACCACCGGCATGCCCAAGGTCGCCCAGCACCGGGTCTCGGGCATGATCTATAACGGCTGGCTCGGACACAGGCTGTTGTTCCGCGAGAATGACACGCTGATCTGCCCGCTGCCGCTGTTCCACGTCTTCGCCGCCTATCCGGTGCTGATGTCGGTGGTCGCGGCGGGGGCGCATTTCGTGATGCCGACCCCTGCGGGCTATCGCGGCGAGGGCGTCTTCGACAATTTCTGGAAGCTGATCGAACGCTGGGGCGTGACCTTCGTCATCACCGTGCCCACCGCCATCGCCGCGCTGATGCAGCGCAAGGTCGATGCCGACGTCTCGACGCTGCGCTATGCCTTCTCGGGCTCGGCGCCGCTTCCGGTCGAGCTTTACAACCGCTTCGAGGCCGCGACCGGCGTCACCATCTGCGAGGGTTACGGGCTGACCGAGGCCACCTGCCTCGTCTCGATCAACCCGCCCGACGCGCAGAAGAAGATCGGCTCGGTCGGGCTGCCCTTCCCCTATACCGAGGTCCGCATCCTGAAATGCGACGGCGACGGGACCGTGCAGCGCGAATGCGAGACCGACGAGGTCGGCGAGATCTGCATCTCGAATCCCGGGGTGGTGCCGGGCTCGACCTATACCGAAGAGGCGAAGAATCTCGGCCTGTTCGCCGACGGCTACTTCCTGCGCACCGGCGATCTGGGCCGGATCGACAGCGACGGCTATCTGTTCATCACCGGCCGCGCCAAGGACGTGATCATCCGCGGCGGCCACAATATCGACCCGGCCGAGATCGAGGAGGCGCTGCTGTCGCATCACGATGTCGCCTTCGCGGGCGCCATCGGCCAGCCCGACAGCTTTGCCGGCGAACTGCCCTGCGCCTATGTCGAGCTTGTCGCCGGAGCGACCGCGACGCCCGAGGATCTGATGGCCCATGCAAGGGTGCATATCCACGAGCGCGCCGCGATCCCGAAACATGTCGAGATCCTCGACGAGCTGCCCAAGACCGCGGTCGGCAAGGTGTTCAAGCCCGCGCTGCGCAAGCTGGCGATCCAGCGGATCTATGACACGGCGCTGGCAGAGGCGGGCCATATGGTCAGGGTCTGCGAGGTGGTCGAGGACCGCAAGCGCGGCCTCGTCGCCCGGCTGGAACGCCAGGGACCGGTGGACGACGAGGCCGTCGTGCATCTCTTGGGCAATTTCACCCGCCCCTGGGAATGGTCCGACCTCTGAGCCCCGGGACCGCCGCAGCCCTCCCTCAGACCGCGCGCGGGCCAGGCGATCCCAGCCTTGCCCGACCTCTGCCAGGCGGTCCGCCCTCCGTCGGCTAGACATTCGGCCATGGGGGACGGCGCCACCCCCTTGGCGTGCCGCGTCAGTCGCGCCGAGAAAGCCCCCGAGCCCCGCCCACACGCCCCGGTTTCGGGCGCGGGCTGCACGAAAACCGGATCGCGCTCGAGAAGCCCCCCGGACGGCACCGGCACGGGACGCGGACCGCATCGGCGGCATCAACTGCCACGGCCGGTTTTCATCCTTCTGTCGCAAGACGGTGACCCGGACGTTTCAATCTCTGCCTATGGCCGGAGCCACGGCCATATCACACCCGAATTCCTTAAACGCGACGAACAGGATCTTCGATATGAAACGCATTATCGCGGCCCTCTCGCTGGGGCTGTTCGCGACCGCGCCCGCCGGGGCCGCCAGCCTTTACAACACGCTCGACGGAAACGCGCCGCTGATCGTCGCCCATCGCGGCGCCAGCGGCTACCTGCCCGAACATACGCTGGGCGGCTATGAACTTGCCCTCGAAATGGGCGCCGACGTGATCGAACCCGACCTGCAGATGACCGCCGACGGCGTTCTGGTCGCCATGCATGACGCGACGCTGGCCCGCACCACCAATGTCGAGGCGCTGTTTGCCCCCCGGAACGGCGCTTACCGGGTGTCCGATTTCACCCTGGCCGAAATCAAGTCGCTGACGGTCGAGCCCACCGGCGCCACCGCCTCGACCGACTATCCGGGTTTCGCGCCCACGATGGCCGATCCCTACAAGGTGCCGACCTTTCAGGAGGTGATGGATCTGGTCGCCGCCCATAATGCCGCGACCGGCGCCGGGATCGGC
The genomic region above belongs to Rhodovulum sulfidophilum DSM 1374 and contains:
- a CDS encoding tyrosine-type recombinase/integrase produces the protein MHLFKPTPWKRIAHLPPEIVVSLANIPSNRNPDDPVFGYAGRGSVRGHWNNVCRRAKIERLTPHCCRHGFATSMLQAGIDVKTVADMGGWKDATTVLRTYSHAMKDPSVTNVLFGAKTAQESIIYLK
- the rnk gene encoding nucleoside diphosphate kinase regulator, which encodes MTEQRPTSRGTGRRPRVVIADDCLDKLEALAEGAIHRNPDLADRLLGELGRARIVAAAKLPANVVAIGRAVTYRDESTGQEKTVTPVFPEAADISRGRVSVLTPIGIALIGLAEGASLPWDTRDGKRRVLTVLRVAPQEATEGLEAG
- a CDS encoding DUF4172 domain-containing protein, whose translation is MRRVTRRGRSANPPNKPANRQASAVAFGGQFDQHRDMLRSLLHIGVIVFLTLLTQIGGIAWLMALAFRRTLLAFVLFYVGLSAAAVWIAPGFGRVPLSCVERGPLAAQSWISCALNRNYVTPELADVLSDTAEEMHRRHPGTITLFLDANFPFFDGFPLLPHLSHDDGKKADLAFYYADSSGYRPGAVRSPIGYFAFEQGPTDCPSAWPTLRWDFNALQPLWRDFRLEPDRNRAVLDVLSKDPRVGRIFVEPHLAESLGATGNVIGFQGCRAARHNDHIHLQLR
- a CDS encoding ABC transporter transmembrane domain-containing protein; amino-acid sequence: MPPAPQPQDDRARSKRIGALSALWPFLAPYRRMLAAALAALVLTSIVYLAMPVAVRHVVDAFDTETAALLDRYFGFALIIVALLAVGTALRYYLVTRLGERVVADIRSAVFDRMIGMSPSFYEKTMTGEVLSRITTDTTLILSVLSSSASFALRNILVFFGALVLMLATATKLSGLVLLLVPAVIVPIVLLGRRLRQLSRENQDWIAASSGNASEALLSVQTVQAFTNEARARAQFRGVTEQSFQSARQRIGTRAVMTVIVIFLVFAGIVGVLWVGAHDVRAGEMSVGQLVQFVIYSVMVAGAVAAMTEIWGELQRAAGATERLVELLTAQDSVTDPERPAPLPEPARGEIRFEDVRFSYPTRPDSPALNGIDLTVRAGETVALVGPSGAGKTTVMQMILRFYDPQQGRVLFDGADLRSLGREAFRNRLALVPQDPAIFAASARENIRFGRPGATDAEVEAAARAAAAHDFLSALPQGYDTEVGERGLMLSGGQKQRVAIARAILRDAPVLLLDEATSALDAESERAVQQAVDRMAATRTTIIIAHRLATVKKADRIVVLDRGRIVAEGTHDALVAEDGLYARLARLQFTAGVETAA
- a CDS encoding acyl-CoA synthetase, whose protein sequence is MSMESARNEWQAIAAEAPWNERDRPKTIYSFVARTAATFPDRPAVSFQIFSGPRDPAETLSWTEFQGRITQAANLFRGLGIGPDDVVAYILPNCNETAICFLGGAVAGIVNPINPLLEAEQIAAILRETGAKVVVTLKSFPKTDVAQKVSEAVRHAPRVQTVLEVDLVRYLTGAKRLIVPLIRKKSPGHYHADVLDFHRALAAEPADRLTFEDTEEDRIAAYFHTGGTTGMPKVAQHRVSGMIYNGWLGHRLLFRENDTLICPLPLFHVFAAYPVLMSVVAAGAHFVMPTPAGYRGEGVFDNFWKLIERWGVTFVITVPTAIAALMQRKVDADVSTLRYAFSGSAPLPVELYNRFEAATGVTICEGYGLTEATCLVSINPPDAQKKIGSVGLPFPYTEVRILKCDGDGTVQRECETDEVGEICISNPGVVPGSTYTEEAKNLGLFADGYFLRTGDLGRIDSDGYLFITGRAKDVIIRGGHNIDPAEIEEALLSHHDVAFAGAIGQPDSFAGELPCAYVELVAGATATPEDLMAHARVHIHERAAIPKHVEILDELPKTAVGKVFKPALRKLAIQRIYDTALAEAGHMVRVCEVVEDRKRGLVARLERQGPVDDEAVVHLLGNFTRPWEWSDL